A DNA window from Hordeum vulgare subsp. vulgare chromosome 1H, MorexV3_pseudomolecules_assembly, whole genome shotgun sequence contains the following coding sequences:
- the LOC123400640 gene encoding uncharacterized protein LOC123400640, with protein MAAVLVRELGEMEELVEEILIRLPKDEPGNLLRSSLVCKPWRGLLAGDGFRRRYGDFHQTPPMLGFFQNWPEPCAELWPTTDFLARDLDPQHHYSVEDCRHGRVLLRYLDEDANMARLVVWDPITGRQTVFGSLENEMSATGSWSASVLCAADNCRHGDCQSGPVRVVFVILHQEEQVCYGVRLLIGDG; from the coding sequence ATGGCGGCGGTGCTTGTGCGGGAGCTTGGCGAGATGGAGGAGCTCGTGGAGGAGATCCTCATCCGCCTCCCTAAGGACGAGCCTGGTAATCTTCTCCGCTCCTCCCTCGTCTGCAAGCCATGGCGCGGCCTCCTCGCCGGCGACGGCTTCCGTCGCCGCTACGGCGACTTCCACCAAACACCTCCCATGCTTGGCTTCTTCCAAAACTGGCCGGAACCCTGCGCCGAATTATGGCCTACCACGGATTTCCTCGCGCGTGACCTCGACCCCCAGCACCACTATTCCGTGGAAGATTGTCGCCACGGCCGGGTCCTCCTTCGGTACTTGGATGAGGATGCGAATATGGCAAGGCTGGTCGTCTGGGACCCCATCACGGGCAGACAAACGGTGTTTGGCAGCCTCGAAAACGAAATGTCGGCAACGGGAAGCTGGTCTGCCTCGGTGCTCTGTGCTGCGGACAACTGCCGCCACGGTGACTGCCAATCGGGTCCAGTCcgcgttgttttcgtcatccttCACCAGGAAGAGCAGGTTTGCTACGGCGTCCGTCTACTCATCGGAGACGGCTAG
- the LOC123414316 gene encoding uncharacterized protein LOC123414316, whose protein sequence is MSATGSWSASVLCAADNCRHGDCQSGPVRVVFVILHQEEQVATASVYSSETASWSSPAVTDIGMFEDEDEICFCTPSVLAGDALYFLLFRDQDVEDCSILEYNFGTSCLSEIHHPEEMEDASNSPILMVGEDGRLGIAHLFFFCLSIWWREVDPDGGVSWTQPRDIDLQTILPASDFTVSPELVGSVEGTDIIFVTTSLGTYEIDLKSLSLKMLSSKLDQHPHVRWTLFPYVSFYHPPAAAGGVLAEASSDEEPGHGNEEAEVSSIEEV, encoded by the exons ATGTCGGCAACGGGAAGCTGGTCTGCCTCGGTGCTCTGTGCTGCGGACAACTGCCGCCACGGTGACTGCCAATCGGGTCCAGTCcgcgttgttttcgtcatccttCACCAGGAAGAGCAGGTTGCTACGGCGTCCGTCTACTCATCGGAGACGGCTAGTTGGAGCTCTCCGGCCGTCACCGACATTGGTATGTTTGAGGATGAAGATGAAATCTGTTTCTGCACGCCTAGTGTACTCGCAGGAGACGCGCTCTATTTCCTCCTGTTCCGGGACCAGGATGTTGAAGATTGCAGTATTCTCGAATACAACTTTGGAACCTCTTGTCTGTCAGAGATTCATCATCCGGAAGAGATGGAGGATGCCAGCAACAGTCCTATCCTCATGGTGGGGGAAGACGGCAGGCTGGGGATTGCACACCTCTTCTTTTTCTGCCTCTCCATCTGGTGGAGGGAGGTGGATCCCGATGGAGGTGTGTCCTGGACACAACCGAGAGACATCGACCTCCAGACTATTCTTCCCGCTAGTGATTTCACAGTATCACCAGAGTTGGTTGGCTCCGTCGAGGGTACTGACATCATTTTTGTAACCACAAGTCTCGGCACCTACGAAATTGATCTCAAGTCACTAAGCTTGAAGATGCTCTCAAGCAAGCTGGATCAACATCCACATGTCAGATGGACCCTCTTTCCCTACGTCAGCTTCTACCATCCTCCAG CGGCGGCTGGTGGTGTTCTGGCTGAAGCATCAAGTGATGAAGAACCTGGGCATGGCAATGAGGAAGCAGAAGTCTCAAGCATTGAAGAAGTTTAG
- the LOC123414332 gene encoding uncharacterized protein LOC123414332 → MAAVLVRELGEMEELVEEILIRLPKDEPGNLLRSSLVCKPWRGLLAGDGFRRRYGDFHQTPPMLGFFQNWPEPCAELWPTTDFLARDLDPQHHYSVEDCRHGRVLLRYLDEDANMARLVVWDPITGRQTVFGSLENEMSATGSWSASVLCAADNCRHGDCQSGPVRVVFVILHQEEQVATASVYSSETASWSSPAVTDIGMFEDEDEICFCTPSVLAGDALYFLLFRDQDVEDCSILEYNFGTSCLSEIHHPEEMEDASNSPILMVGEDGRLGIAHLFFFCLSIWWREVDPDGGVSWTQPRDIDLQTILPASDFTVSPELVGSVEGTDIIFVTTSLGTYEIDLKSLSLKMLSSKLDQHPHVRWTLFPYVSFYHPPAAAGGVLAEASSDEEPGHGNEEAEVSSIEEV, encoded by the exons ATGGCGGCGGTGCTTGTGCGGGAGCTTGGCGAGATGGAGGAGCTCGTGGAGGAGATCCTCATCCGCCTCCCTAAGGACGAGCCTGGTAATCTTCTCCGCTCCTCCCTCGTCTGCAAGCCATGGCGCGGCCTCCTCGCCGGCGACGGCTTCCGTCGCCGCTACGGCGACTTCCACCAAACACCTCCCATGCTTGGCTTCTTCCAAAACTGGCCGGAACCCTGCGCCGAATTATGGCCTACCACGGATTTCCTCGCGCGTGACCTCGACCCCCAGCACCACTATTCCGTGGAAGATTGTCGCCACGGCCGGGTCCTCCTTCGGTACTTGGATGAGGATGCGAATATGGCAAGGCTGGTCGTCTGGGACCCCATCACGGGCAGACAAACGGTGTTTGGCAGCCTCGAAAACGAAATGTCGGCAACGGGAAGCTGGTCTGCCTCGGTGCTCTGTGCTGCGGACAACTGCCGCCACGGTGACTGCCAATCGGGTCCAGTCcgcgttgttttcgtcatccttCACCAGGAAGAGCAGGTTGCTACGGCGTCCGTCTACTCATCGGAGACGGCTAGTTGGAGCTCTCCGGCCGTCACCGACATTGGTATGTTTGAGGATGAAGATGAAATCTGTTTCTGCACGCCTAGTGTACTCGCAGGAGACGCGCTCTATTTCCTCCTGTTCCGGGACCAGGATGTTGAAGATTGCAGTATTCTCGAATACAACTTTGGAACCTCTTGTCTGTCAGAGATTCATCATCCGGAAGAGATGGAGGATGCCAGCAACAGTCCTATCCTCATGGTGGGGGAAGACGGCAGGCTGGGGATTGCACACCTCTTCTTTTTCTGCCTCTCCATCTGGTGGAGGGAGGTGGATCCCGATGGAGGTGTGTCCTGGACACAACCGAGAGACATCGACCTCCAGACTATTCTTCCCGCTAGTGATTTCACAGTATCACCAGAGTTGGTTGGCTCCGTCGAGGGTACTGACATCATTTTTGTAACCACAAGTCTCGGCACCTACGAAATTGATCTCAAGTCACTAAGCTTGAAGATGCTCTCAAGCAAGCTGGATCAACATCCACATGTCAGATGGACCCTCTTTCCCTACGTCAGCTTCTACCATCCTCCAG CGGCGGCTGGTGGTGTTCTGGCTGAAGCATCAAGTGATGAAGAACCTGGGCATGGCAATGAGGAAGCAGAAGTCTCAAGCATTGAAGAAGTTTAG